Proteins from a single region of Verrucosispora sp. NA02020:
- a CDS encoding aspartate aminotransferase family protein — MTDDLLARHRAVLPSWMPLYYAEPIEIVSGEGRRVTDAQGRTYLDFFGGVLTNMIGYDIAEIREAVQRQLSTGIVHTSTLYLIRQQVELAEKIARLSGIPDARVFFTNSGSEANEAALLMATNYRRSHQILAVRNSYHGRTYATMGATGNRGWSASALNPLQVAWLHSGERLRGLLARLPEGDRVDAAVEDLREVLATQTSGDVACLIAEPIQGVGGFVHGPDGLFAGWKKVLDEHGILLISDEVQTGWGRTGEHFWGYQAHGVTPDLLTFAKGVGNGFALAGVVGRAEVLESVPAISFSTYGGNPLSTAAGNAVLDYLLDHDLQANAARVGTILGDGLRAAVAGLDQVAEVRGKGLMLAVEFVRPGTDEPDPALTGRVFEACRQGGLLVGKGGLYGNVLRMGPPLTLTEEEAREGLAVLVEAIRSASSGEVDQ; from the coding sequence CGCGCAGGGGCGCACCTACCTGGACTTCTTCGGCGGGGTGCTGACGAACATGATCGGCTACGACATCGCCGAGATCCGCGAGGCGGTGCAGCGGCAACTTTCCACCGGGATCGTGCACACCTCGACGCTCTATCTGATCCGACAGCAGGTCGAGTTGGCCGAGAAGATCGCCCGGCTCTCCGGGATACCGGACGCCCGGGTCTTCTTCACCAACTCCGGCAGCGAGGCCAACGAGGCCGCGCTGCTGATGGCCACCAACTACCGCCGCTCGCACCAGATCCTCGCGGTCCGCAACAGCTACCACGGCCGCACGTACGCGACGATGGGCGCCACCGGCAACCGGGGCTGGTCGGCCAGCGCGCTCAACCCGCTCCAGGTGGCCTGGCTGCACTCCGGTGAGCGGCTGCGTGGCCTGCTCGCCCGACTGCCCGAGGGCGACCGGGTCGACGCGGCGGTGGAGGACCTGCGCGAGGTGCTCGCCACCCAGACCTCCGGCGACGTGGCCTGCCTGATCGCCGAGCCGATCCAGGGCGTCGGCGGGTTCGTGCACGGGCCGGACGGCCTGTTCGCCGGATGGAAGAAGGTCCTCGACGAGCACGGCATCCTGCTGATCTCCGACGAGGTGCAGACCGGTTGGGGGCGCACCGGGGAGCACTTCTGGGGCTACCAGGCCCACGGTGTCACTCCCGACCTGCTCACCTTCGCCAAGGGCGTCGGCAACGGGTTCGCACTGGCCGGGGTGGTCGGCCGGGCGGAGGTGCTGGAGTCGGTGCCCGCGATCAGCTTCTCCACCTACGGCGGCAACCCGCTCAGCACCGCCGCCGGCAACGCCGTCCTGGACTACCTGCTCGACCACGACCTCCAGGCCAACGCCGCCCGGGTCGGCACGATCCTCGGCGACGGCCTGCGCGCCGCGGTGGCCGGTCTCGACCAGGTCGCCGAGGTACGCGGCAAGGGCCTGATGCTCGCCGTGGAGTTCGTCCGGCCGGGCACCGACGAGCCGGACCCGGCGCTGACCGGGCGGGTGTTCGAGGCGTGCCGGCAGGGTGGGCTGCTCGTCGGCAAGGGCGGGTTGTACGGCAACGTGCTGCGGATGGGGCCGCCGTTGACGCTCACCGAGGAGGAGGCCCGCGAGGGGCTGGCCGTCCTGGTCGAGGCGATCCGGTCCGCCAGCAGCGGGGAGGTTGACCAGTGA
- a CDS encoding CoA-acylating methylmalonate-semialdehyde dehydrogenase, translating to MKLIGHFVDGRRVSGTSTRRGDVFDPATGRRTAEVELASAADVAVAVEAAARAARTWRDASLAKRTAVLFAFRELVNARRGRLAEVITAEHGKVLADAAGEVQRGLEVIEYACGIPSALRGGFSENVSTEVDSYSLRQPLGVVAVISPFNFPVMVPLWFVPVAVAAGNAVVLKPSEKDPSAALLLAEWFAEAGLPDGVLNVVNGDAEAVDALLDHPTVKAVSFVGSTPVARHVYQRGTSAGKRVQALGGAKNHMVVLPDADLDLAADAAVNAGFGSAGERCMAISALVAVEPVADDLVARIAQRMAGLRTGDGRRGCDMGPLVTAAHADRVRSYVEAGVAAGAVAVVDGREVTPDGDPDGFWLGPTLFDRVTPDMSIYTDEIFGPVLSVLRVGSYDEAVELVNASPYGNGTAIFTNDGGAARRYQHEVEAGMVGVNVPIPVPMAYYSFGGWKASLFGDLHAHGADGVAFFTRGKVVTSRWLDPRHGGVNLGFPTQT from the coding sequence CTGAAGCTGATCGGGCACTTCGTGGACGGCAGGCGGGTCAGCGGCACCTCCACGCGGCGCGGGGACGTGTTCGACCCGGCCACCGGTCGGCGTACCGCAGAGGTGGAGCTGGCCTCCGCCGCGGACGTGGCGGTGGCCGTCGAGGCGGCCGCGCGCGCCGCGCGGACCTGGCGGGACGCGTCGCTGGCGAAGCGGACGGCGGTGCTGTTCGCCTTCCGGGAGCTGGTCAACGCCCGCCGGGGCCGGCTCGCCGAGGTGATCACCGCCGAGCACGGCAAGGTGCTCGCCGACGCCGCCGGGGAGGTGCAGCGCGGCCTGGAGGTCATCGAGTACGCGTGCGGCATCCCGTCGGCGCTGCGCGGCGGTTTCAGCGAGAACGTCTCCACCGAGGTCGACTCGTACAGCCTGCGGCAGCCGCTCGGGGTGGTCGCGGTGATCAGCCCGTTCAACTTCCCGGTGATGGTGCCGCTGTGGTTCGTGCCGGTGGCGGTCGCCGCCGGCAACGCGGTGGTGCTCAAGCCGAGCGAGAAGGACCCGAGCGCGGCGCTGCTGCTGGCGGAGTGGTTCGCCGAGGCGGGCCTGCCCGACGGGGTGCTGAACGTGGTCAACGGTGACGCCGAGGCCGTGGACGCGTTGCTGGACCACCCGACGGTCAAGGCGGTGTCCTTCGTCGGTTCCACGCCGGTGGCGCGGCACGTCTACCAGCGCGGCACCAGCGCCGGTAAGCGGGTGCAGGCGCTCGGCGGTGCGAAGAACCACATGGTGGTGCTGCCCGACGCGGATCTGGACCTGGCCGCCGACGCGGCGGTCAACGCCGGGTTCGGGTCGGCGGGGGAGCGGTGCATGGCGATCTCGGCGCTGGTCGCGGTGGAGCCGGTCGCCGACGACCTGGTGGCCCGGATCGCGCAGCGGATGGCCGGGTTGCGTACCGGTGACGGGCGGCGCGGGTGCGACATGGGTCCGTTGGTCACCGCCGCGCACGCGGACCGGGTCCGGTCCTACGTGGAGGCGGGCGTGGCGGCCGGTGCGGTGGCGGTGGTCGACGGCCGGGAGGTGACGCCCGACGGCGACCCGGACGGCTTCTGGCTGGGCCCGACGCTGTTCGACCGGGTCACCCCGGACATGTCGATCTACACCGACGAGATCTTCGGTCCGGTGCTCTCGGTGCTGCGGGTCGGCTCGTACGACGAGGCGGTCGAGCTGGTCAACGCCAGCCCGTACGGCAACGGCACGGCGATCTTCACCAACGACGGCGGTGCGGCCCGCCGCTACCAGCACGAGGTGGAGGCGGGCATGGTCGGTGTCAACGTGCCGATCCCGGTGCCGATGGCGTACTACTCCTTCGGCGGCTGGAAGGCGTCCCTCTTCGGTGACCTGCACGCGCACGGCGCCGACGGGGTGGCGTTCTTCACCCGGGGCAAGGTGGTCACCAGCAGGTGGTTGGACCCCCGCCACGGTGGGGTCAACCTCGGCTTCCCCACCCAGACCTGA